The following are encoded together in the Bacteroidia bacterium genome:
- a CDS encoding glycosyltransferase, protein MPNQYPVISIVTPSFNQGEFLEQTIVSVLEQNYPRLEYIIIIDGGSTDNSVEIIKKYEKYLTYWVSEPDRGMYDALQKGFARTTGEIMGWINSDDMYHKNSFSLVAEIFFQYPQIDWLSGVPTIFDEKGRTVTVKPLRKYSRFAFFWEIENGYNKNLRYGGVLCRKKQEDILVPIIV, encoded by the coding sequence ATGCCTAATCAATATCCCGTTATTTCTATTGTAACGCCATCTTTTAATCAAGGAGAGTTTTTAGAGCAAACCATCGTTTCTGTTTTGGAGCAGAACTATCCTCGTTTAGAATATATTATTATTATTGATGGAGGTAGTACAGATAACTCAGTGGAGATTATTAAAAAGTATGAGAAATATTTAACTTATTGGGTAAGTGAACCTGACAGAGGGATGTACGATGCTCTGCAAAAAGGTTTTGCTCGTACCACGGGCGAAATTATGGGGTGGATTAATTCTGACGATATGTATCACAAAAATTCGTTTAGCCTTGTAGCTGAAATATTTTTTCAGTATCCTCAAATAGATTGGTTAAGTGGCGTACCTACTATTTTTGACGAAAAAGGAAGAACAGTAACAGTGAAACCACTGAGAAAATATAGTCGCTTTGCCTTTTTTTGGGAAATAGAGAATGGATACAACAAGAATCTACGCTATGGCGGCGTTCTTTGTAGGAAAAAGCAGGAGGATATATTAGTGCCGATTATCGTTTAG
- a CDS encoding FkbM family methyltransferase: MFEGLKRSANRGIEIASVIDVGASDGRWSEICMVYYPEAKYLLIEAQQAHEEGLKVFKARYPKTVYVIAAAGNKQGEIYFDNSSLWGGVAMEEAAESANIIKVPVTTIDWEVSQQKLNPPYLIKLDTHGYEIPILEGAKETLKKTNLVVMEVYNFPIAKNSLRFWEMCSYMEKLGFLPLDIVDFMNRKKDGAFWQMDIFFVRKDRPEFRYQNYA; this comes from the coding sequence ATGTTTGAAGGTTTGAAGAGAAGTGCTAACAGAGGCATTGAAATTGCTTCTGTAATAGATGTAGGTGCTTCTGATGGTCGTTGGTCAGAAATTTGTATGGTGTACTATCCCGAGGCAAAGTATCTTTTGATAGAAGCGCAGCAAGCACATGAAGAAGGATTAAAAGTTTTTAAAGCTCGGTATCCAAAAACAGTCTACGTAATAGCAGCTGCTGGAAATAAGCAAGGAGAAATATACTTTGATAATTCTAGCCTTTGGGGAGGAGTAGCAATGGAAGAAGCAGCAGAATCTGCTAATATTATTAAAGTTCCTGTTACCACTATTGATTGGGAAGTAAGTCAACAAAAATTAAACCCGCCATATTTAATCAAACTTGATACACATGGCTATGAAATTCCTATTTTAGAAGGAGCAAAAGAAACATTGAAAAAAACCAATCTGGTTGTAATGGAAGTGTATAACTTTCCAATTGCTAAAAATAGCCTTCGTTTTTGGGAAATGTGTTCGTACATGGAGAAACTAGGCTTCCTGCCGCTCGACATAGTAGATTTTATGAACAGAAAAAAGGATGGGGCATTTTGGCAAATGGATATTTTCTTTGTCCGTAAAGACAGGCCTGAGTTTAGATATCAAAACTATGCCTAA